One window of the Methylovirgula sp. HY1 genome contains the following:
- a CDS encoding c-type cytochrome, translated as MKLLKLKIAILAIVSCAAGPLFAGELLPVKNCAWCHGTSLQGFAVAPRLAGQRQQYIVNQLQRFHAHVRDNFYSRNYMWAAAANVGPELARELAAYISSLPPEAAQDGPKELVAEGRTIYEMGVPDLNVVACVACHGPRAEGVRQIPRLGGLSYYYLQRRLQQWQQGFDAAAAPMPRIARNLSPRQLDALASYLSYVSYGSFER; from the coding sequence ATGAAACTGCTAAAGTTAAAAATTGCAATCCTCGCGATTGTTTCTTGTGCCGCCGGTCCGCTGTTCGCAGGTGAGCTTCTTCCCGTCAAGAATTGCGCATGGTGCCACGGAACCTCATTGCAAGGATTTGCAGTCGCGCCACGATTGGCCGGCCAGAGACAACAATATATCGTCAATCAGCTACAGCGCTTCCACGCGCACGTTCGCGATAATTTCTATTCGAGAAATTACATGTGGGCTGCAGCGGCAAATGTCGGTCCTGAGCTGGCGCGCGAATTGGCAGCTTATATTTCATCACTGCCTCCCGAAGCCGCCCAGGATGGCCCCAAGGAATTGGTCGCCGAGGGAAGAACCATTTATGAAATGGGAGTTCCCGACTTGAACGTCGTGGCCTGCGTCGCTTGTCACGGGCCGCGTGCCGAGGGGGTCCGGCAAATCCCGCGTTTGGGAGGACTATCCTATTATTATCTGCAAAGGCGCCTGCAACAATGGCAGCAGGGATTTGACGCCGCAGCAGCCCCCATGCCGCGAATCGCGAGAAACTTATCGCCAAGGCAACTTGATGCGCTCGCCTCTTATCTGAGCTATGTCAGCTACGGTTCCTTTGAACGCTAG
- a CDS encoding cytochrome c yields MKVMRLRSALQTAGLALVFLVAGRADNGFAGPASNQQIQAKLTYCKTCHGLSGQGFRGYFPIPRLAGQQTQYIENQLRAFIEHRRTNPVMLNVTHGLRPWMIPVLAGQFKNLHPGPLGGAPKASIAFGRKIFEEGLPDSNVPACFACHGPDAKGHNEIPRLAGQVYWYTVKALTSWTKERGHGSAKDLSAIMVPTTHNLTHSEVEAVAAYLSYLK; encoded by the coding sequence ATGAAGGTCATGAGATTACGATCGGCGTTGCAGACAGCCGGCCTTGCCCTTGTTTTCCTCGTCGCGGGCCGCGCCGATAACGGTTTCGCAGGGCCCGCCTCGAACCAACAGATTCAGGCCAAGCTGACTTATTGCAAGACCTGCCACGGACTGTCGGGGCAAGGTTTTCGCGGATATTTTCCGATCCCGCGGCTGGCGGGGCAGCAAACCCAGTATATTGAAAATCAATTGCGGGCATTTATCGAACATAGGCGGACGAATCCCGTGATGCTCAACGTGACGCATGGCCTGCGTCCGTGGATGATCCCGGTCTTGGCCGGACAATTCAAGAATTTGCATCCCGGTCCGCTTGGAGGAGCTCCCAAGGCGTCTATAGCCTTCGGACGAAAAATCTTCGAGGAAGGACTGCCCGACTCGAATGTTCCTGCCTGTTTTGCTTGTCATGGCCCGGACGCCAAGGGGCATAACGAAATCCCGCGCTTGGCGGGCCAAGTCTATTGGTACACCGTCAAAGCATTGACGAGTTGGACCAAAGAGCGAGGTCATGGTTCTGCGAAAGATCTGTCGGCGATCATGGTACCGACGACGCATAACTTGACCCATAGCGAGGTCGAAGCTGTCGCGGCCTATCTCAGTTATTTAAAGTGA
- a CDS encoding c-type cytochrome — MDHVLMSWREIMGETRTMKVISLRSLSYAAIFTIAFVAVGRAEESKTDSIPKQQLQAKLLYCKTCHGVSAQGFRGAFPIPRLAGQQPEYIKNQLRAFIEGRRKNAVMFRVAHVLTPSMINALTAEFKELNPKPVGGAPKQLVAAGKAIFENGVPSADVPPCASCHGADAKGNGEFPRLAGQLDDYIINELTNWGKYRGQNPAKPDTSAIMAPIAHELTKPQVEAVAAYLSYLQ, encoded by the coding sequence ATGGATCATGTTTTGATGTCGTGGCGTGAGATAATGGGAGAGACCCGAACCATGAAGGTCATTAGCTTAAGATCTCTGTCATACGCTGCCATTTTCACGATTGCATTCGTTGCGGTGGGCCGCGCAGAAGAAAGCAAGACGGACTCCATACCGAAGCAGCAGCTTCAAGCCAAATTGCTCTATTGCAAAACCTGCCATGGCGTGTCGGCGCAAGGTTTTCGCGGCGCTTTTCCGATACCGCGACTGGCGGGGCAGCAACCCGAATATATCAAAAATCAGTTGCGGGCCTTCATCGAGGGCAGACGGAAAAATGCCGTCATGTTCAGAGTCGCCCACGTCTTGACCCCATCAATGATCAACGCACTGACCGCCGAATTCAAGGAACTGAACCCCAAACCCGTGGGCGGCGCTCCAAAGCAACTGGTCGCGGCGGGAAAAGCAATCTTCGAAAACGGTGTTCCCAGCGCCGATGTACCGCCATGCGCGTCCTGTCACGGCGCGGATGCCAAGGGCAACGGAGAGTTTCCGCGGTTGGCCGGTCAACTCGATGATTACATCATCAACGAGCTCACGAATTGGGGCAAATATCGCGGCCAAAATCCCGCGAAACCAGATACATCGGCGATCATGGCCCCGATCGCGCACGAATTGACGAAGCCGCAGGTCGAGGCGGTCGCCGCATATCTCAGCTATTTGCAATGA
- a CDS encoding cytochrome C — MIPNISSDQGYGADDQLTNASYESKIFSGDYAASHRSLRFAVGRIAAVASTLLCFGLVLKPQAASALPSYARQTGQPCATCHTAFPELTPYGREFKLGGYTAGGGLPFAKAPPIAVMIQGPQFEHFGQNLDSPPTSNTHTNNNVALGQASLFYGGQIYGNLGAFIQGTYDGVGNRIALDNTDIRYADKAKLFGTDLIWGIDVNNNPTVQDVWNTTPAWGLPYISAATGPGFGPPGTMLEGTFAGTVAGAGVYTWWHDMIYAEVTGYFSPSQSTLNALGEGLGNTAIDGVAPYWRLAFAPTFGEHSFMIGTFGMLANEVPGGTFGFGTDQILDLGFDAQYQFIHQKHAFEAKVSDINEYSQYNSSFVQGIASNPSDRLNSFRATLDYVYDNTYSFTASYFNVSGSADALYGTNSITGNPLSPNSNGFLFDVAYLPFSHGGPSAYPWLNARFGLSYTKYLTLYGGATNFDGLNHNASGNDTLLAYSWIMF; from the coding sequence ATGATACCGAATATATCTTCGGATCAGGGTTACGGCGCCGACGACCAATTGACCAATGCAAGTTATGAAAGCAAAATTTTTAGTGGCGATTACGCCGCAAGCCATCGTTCACTGAGATTTGCCGTCGGCCGGATCGCCGCCGTTGCGAGCACATTGCTCTGCTTCGGACTCGTGTTGAAGCCTCAAGCCGCATCGGCGCTTCCAAGTTATGCCAGGCAGACCGGCCAGCCTTGCGCCACCTGTCATACGGCTTTCCCCGAGCTGACCCCCTACGGACGCGAGTTCAAACTCGGTGGCTATACGGCCGGTGGCGGCTTGCCCTTCGCCAAAGCACCGCCGATTGCCGTGATGATCCAGGGTCCGCAATTCGAGCATTTCGGACAAAATCTGGATTCGCCTCCCACGTCTAACACGCACACGAACAATAACGTCGCTTTGGGGCAAGCGAGCCTTTTCTACGGCGGCCAGATTTACGGCAACCTCGGCGCCTTCATTCAAGGAACTTATGACGGCGTCGGGAACCGCATTGCCCTCGACAACACGGATATTCGCTACGCGGACAAAGCGAAGCTCTTCGGCACCGATCTCATCTGGGGCATCGACGTCAACAACAACCCGACCGTCCAGGATGTGTGGAACACGACCCCGGCCTGGGGACTGCCCTATATTTCGGCGGCGACGGGCCCCGGTTTCGGACCGCCTGGAACAATGCTCGAAGGGACCTTCGCCGGCACGGTGGCGGGCGCCGGCGTTTACACCTGGTGGCATGACATGATCTATGCCGAGGTCACCGGTTATTTCAGCCCGTCCCAATCGACGCTCAATGCTCTTGGCGAAGGTCTTGGCAATACGGCCATCGACGGTGTCGCGCCTTATTGGCGGCTCGCATTCGCGCCGACCTTCGGCGAGCACAGCTTCATGATCGGCACGTTCGGCATGCTGGCCAATGAAGTCCCGGGGGGCACCTTCGGCTTCGGAACCGATCAAATCCTCGATCTCGGATTCGATGCGCAATATCAGTTCATCCACCAAAAGCACGCGTTCGAAGCCAAAGTCTCGGACATCAACGAGTATTCGCAATACAATTCGTCGTTCGTGCAAGGCATTGCTTCGAACCCGAGCGACCGCCTCAACAGTTTCCGCGCCACGCTGGATTACGTCTACGACAATACGTACAGCTTCACGGCCAGCTATTTCAACGTGTCGGGTTCGGCCGACGCATTATATGGCACCAATTCCATCACCGGCAATCCGCTGAGTCCAAACAGCAACGGCTTCCTATTCGATGTCGCCTATCTGCCCTTCAGCCACGGCGGTCCCTCGGCCTATCCCTGGCTGAATGCACGCTTCGGCTTGTCATACACAAAATATCTGACGCTGTATGGAGGAGCGACGAACTTCGACGGGCTCAACCACAACGCATCGGGCAACGACACGCTGCTGGCCTACTCATGGATCATGTTTTGA